Genomic window (Candidatus Neomarinimicrobiota bacterium):
CCATGATGATATGCGCCGCCTCTTTCCCGGCGATGTATTGGGTGCTCTTTGCCACCATATTTGCCACCTCGATGTTCGGCATTACTAAAATATCCGCAGAGCCGTTCAATGGTGACTCAACACCCTTGATTGCCAGCGCTTCCTGGGACAGAGCCAGATCCAGCGCCAACGGCCCGTCCACGATACATCCGGTGAGTTCGCCCTCCCGGTTGCGTCGAGTTAATTCGGCGGCATCCACAGTGGCCTGCATTTTTTCGTTTACATTTTCGATGGCGGCACAGACGGCCACTTTCGGCTCCTCGTATCCCAGGGAATGGTAAAGTCTGACGGCATTTTCTATGAGGCGTTGCTTTTGGTCGACATCCGGATAGAGTACGACGCCGCCGTCAGTGATAGTGACTATTCGGTCATCGGTTTCGAACAGGAAGCAGTCACTAAGTAGATCAAAATCCCGGATACCGGCTTTCTTGTTTAGTACGGCCTTCATCAGCAGTTCGGTTGATACACTCCCCTTCAGGAGAATATCTCCCTCGCCATTCATGATTAGCGAAACGGCAGTGTCTGCGATACTCCTGTCATCCTCCTCCGTGAAAGTCAATACAAACGCTTCCGCCGGAAAGTGCGGCAGTGCCTGCTCAACGTCTTTTTCATTTCCGATCAGTATCGGTACTGAAAATTCCTCCTCTGCCGCGTGGCGGACAGCTTCGACGACTGCCTTATTTCCACAGCCGGCAATTACGACACGCTTAGCTTCTCCTGACCTAGCTACTGATACGAGCTCTGCAAAGCTACGAATCATTTCGGTGTTTCTCCTGAGGGATAATGCTTTGGGCCGTCCTTTCCGGTCAACACGCGGTACACCCCATTGGCCAGCGCCTCCATTTCGTATTCTCCGGCCATCACGGTGACAGGGGCAATCCACTCAGTCCGCTTTATGATTTGCTGGACAAGCGCTGGCAATTTCGCCAGCCCGCCGGTGAGAATAATGCTGTCCACATTACCACAAAGTACCGAACTCATTGCTGCAATCTCTTTGGCAACCTGATACGCCATCGCGCAGATGATCTGCTCGGTTTCCGAATCGCCATTTTCAATCCGTTGCTGTATTTCCTTTCCGTCCGCGATCCCGAGATACCCCAATAATCCGCTTTTTTTCAACAGTTCATTGCGAACTTCATTTATAGTAAATTCGCTGTTAACTATCCATTCGCCCAGGGTTACCGGTGGAAGTGTTCCGGAGCGGGTCGTGGAAAACGGCCCTTCGTTATTGGCATCGTTTACATCGATAATTCGTCCACCGTCGACCGGGGCCACCGAAATGCCCCCTCCAAGATGAGCGATAACGAACTTTGATTCAACAGGATTCAAACCGGCTGATTCTGATGCTTTGCAGGCGACATAGTGCAGGTTCAGCGCGTGACTCAATCCACGGCGTTCGATAGCCGGATGTCCCGAAATCCGCGCGATATCCTCCATTTCATCCGTACTAACCGGGTCGACGATGAACGCCCTGGTGTCGTACTGCTGTGCAATGTGTTCAGCCAGTGCGCACCCCAAATTGGACGCGTGCTCACCCTGATATCCAACTTCTGCATCTTTGACGATATCCGCATTCACCTCGTAGACTCCGCCAGGAACTGGTCTGAGCAAACCTCCCCTCCCTGCAACGCCATCTAACGATTCACCTTCAGACAAGGTCTCTGAGAGGAATGCTTCTATCGCTGCCAGTCGGAAGTCCAGTTGGCTCCAGATCGAGTCGAATTTGTTCAACTCTTCCGGTGAATGCTCCAAATTCTGCCGAGTGGTTCCCTCGGTATCCTGGAATAATGCAACTTTGGTTGATGTGGAGCCCGGATTAATCGCCAGGATCTTCAACGGAGATTTTTTCATATGACGATCCGTTCGGAATAGAGTTCGAGTGCTACGTTCAAGTGGTAAAATGAAATTACGATATCACATCATAGAAAAACAGATTTTTACACAAAATTTTTACTATTCTATAAAATATTTTCTCAGCGCGTTACCCAGGCAAGGGTGTCTCTCTTCTCCTGCACAAGCGGATTACCTCTGCCGGACCGTCCTCCTGCAGAAAGACTTTTACGACTTTTGAAACTACGCGATGTATCGGTGGACTGAGCTGCTCACCGAAGGAAGTGTCAGCAGGCTCAATTCCGACGATAGAGAACGATGTCTCGCCGAGGAGGGGGTTCA
Coding sequences:
- a CDS encoding phosphate butyryltransferase; translated protein: MIRSFAELVSVARSGEAKRVVIAGCGNKAVVEAVRHAAEEEFSVPILIGNEKDVEQALPHFPAEAFVLTFTEEDDRSIADTAVSLIMNGEGDILLKGSVSTELLMKAVLNKKAGIRDFDLLSDCFLFETDDRIVTITDGGVVLYPDVDQKQRLIENAVRLYHSLGYEEPKVAVCAAIENVNEKMQATVDAAELTRRNREGELTGCIVDGPLALDLALSQEALAIKGVESPLNGSADILVMPNIEVANMVAKSTQYIAGKEAAHIIMGASNPVLIPSRSDTARGKYLSIALAVAVS
- the buk gene encoding butyrate kinase: MKKSPLKILAINPGSTSTKVALFQDTEGTTRQNLEHSPEELNKFDSIWSQLDFRLAAIEAFLSETLSEGESLDGVAGRGGLLRPVPGGVYEVNADIVKDAEVGYQGEHASNLGCALAEHIAQQYDTRAFIVDPVSTDEMEDIARISGHPAIERRGLSHALNLHYVACKASESAGLNPVESKFVIAHLGGGISVAPVDGGRIIDVNDANNEGPFSTTRSGTLPPVTLGEWIVNSEFTINEVRNELLKKSGLLGYLGIADGKEIQQRIENGDSETEQIICAMAYQVAKEIAAMSSVLCGNVDSIILTGGLAKLPALVQQIIKRTEWIAPVTVMAGEYEMEALANGVYRVLTGKDGPKHYPSGETPK